A portion of the Chelmon rostratus isolate fCheRos1 chromosome 15, fCheRos1.pri, whole genome shotgun sequence genome contains these proteins:
- the LOC121618367 gene encoding putative E3 ubiquitin-protein ligase UBR7 gives MAAIKDDADVDDILADEEELVKALCVLAGSDPENCSYSRGYVKRQAVFACNTCTPSAAEHAGICLACTNKCHDGHDIFELYTKRNFRCDCGNGKFGEFKCQLFPAKDEENVRNHYNHNFSGCYCTCDRPYPDTDDQANDEMIQCVVCEDWFHSRHLGCAVAEPEELQEMVCEACMNKAPFLWSYAAHFAVPPVISVSHLAEEVEVNVEEGAEKEEDSEPGQSRDEEPSTSTDHAKQEEATNRSSPCKRTHEEMAGSLAKATTRTVACRLKELEVKGLEKLRQGAVFWPYGWRSELCTCTSCKKAYVAAEVQFLMDLSDTILAYENKGLAEPFGQHPLMMLTNSMDRVQQLEVIYGFNELTTSINAFLDQCVAEGKTVTAEAVHQFFEELRARKRRRTNAGYQ, from the exons ATGGCAGCCATTAAAGACGACGCAGACGTTGACGATATTCTCGCCGACGAGGAGGAGCTCGTGAAGGCCTTGTGTGTGCTGGCGGGAAGCGACCCAGAAAACTGCTCTTACTCCCGG GGTTATGTGAAGAGACAGGCTGTGTTTGCCTGCAACACCTGCACTCCCAGTGCTGCAGAGCATGCTGGGATTTGTCTGGCCTGTACCAATAAATGCCACGATGGACATGATATCTTTGAACTGTACACCAAAAG AAATTTCCGCTGTGACTGTGGAAATGGCAAGTTTGGGGAATTCAAGTGCCAGCTATTTCCT GCCAAAGATgaggaaaatgtcagaaatcaCTACAATCACAACTTCAGCGGCTGCTACTGCACGTGTGACCGGCCGTACCCGGACACAGACGACCAG GCCAACGATGAGATGattcagtgtgttgtgtgtgaggaTTGGTTTCATAGCAGG CACCTGGGCTGTGCTGTTGCTGAACCCGAGGAGCTGCAAGAGATGGTGTGTGAGGCCTGCATGAACAAGGCTCCCTTCCTGTGGTCGTACGCTGCCCACTTTGCAG TCCCACCTGTGATCAGCGTCAGTCATCTTGCAGAAGAAGTAGAAGTCAATGTCGAGGAGGGagcagaaaaggaagaggacTCTGAGCCCGGTCAAAGCAGGGATGAGGAACCGTCCACCAGCACTGATCACGCAAAGCAGGAG GAAGCAACAAACAGGAGTTCCCCTTGCAAACGAACTCACGAGGAAATGGCTGGCAGCCTTGCGAAGGCCACGACCAGAACTGTGGCGTGCAGACTGAAGGAGCTGGAGGTCAAGGGGCTGGAGAAGCTGAGACAGGGAGCGGTGTTCTGGCCTTACGGTTGGCGCTCGGAACTTTGCACCTGCACAAGCTGCAAG AAAGCCTATGTGGCTGCCGAGGTGCAGTTTCTCATGGATCTGTCTGACACAATTCTGGCCTACGAGAACAAAGGCTTGGCTGAGCCGTTTGGGCAGCACCCGCTGATGATGCTGACAAACTCGATGGACCGcgtgcagcagctggaggtcatTTACG GTTTCAATGAGCTGACAACTTCAATCAATGCTTTTTTAGACCAGTGTGTTGCTGAAGGAAAG ACGGTCACAGCCGAAGCCGTGCATCAGTTCTTCGAGGAGCTGCGGGCTAGAAAAAGACGCCGAACCAATGCAGGATACCAGTAG